tgtgcagagattcaagactactacaccagttcctgagaagccaatTTCATTCATAAGGAAAGCTGCTGCAAAATATTtcattagattatataataagtcatagttattagatttaaacattctattttattagattgtattttattagactttgtattttatgtgatgttaagatacatttgaacatttgtttgatgtgttgaaattgaatttgaacatGTATTtcatatgcaggtctgtttttgtggcagtggatatcacaaaaacagacctgctattttaaaaaactgtaggagaatatgtcgcggttgttaCCAAAACCGCGGTAGAAAGTAGGAGAATATGTCGTGATTCTGACCAAACCCGCGGTAGAAAGTTtgtcgtttttttattttttttttaaaatgactgTTGGCCGCGGTTGTTGCGtaaaccgcggtctattccttgtcttttaccgcggttcgAACCACGGCCTATaatggaacaatttttttttaaatggggTTTTGGCTGTGGTTCCTTGTGCAACCGCGGTCTATTTCCAGAACTTTTGACTgcggttggaaccgcggcctataatCATAGACTTTTTATCGCGCCTGTATATGTCgtggttcgtaaaccgcgacgtatagggAAAAACAACCGCGGTCGTTTCCCTGCGCTGCACTAGTGCTTTAACTAAAAAATGACCATCCAAAACCCAATCAACTACTCTAAACCATCCAGACTCAATTGTATACCTCTCATACCAAATTTATGCAACTTAACAGCTTGAACAAGTCATAAATGACTCTATGACAAACCCCAAATCATCCTACATACTCCAGACCTTCTAATTTGAAAACTCTCTAGTCAAAACCCCTAAAACTAGTTTCAAACCAAGTTAAACTCCACCTATCAACCACCAAACACTCTTGCATTAGGTTTCCCtcatttcaacatcaaaaccagTTCTAAATGAGCAAATAACTAACCCTTAAACTTCTGAATTTCCTTCCTAACTGTTATATCAAAATTCACATGTCAATACCTCCTTAATTTGAACTTAAAACCTCCTAAAACCATCACATTGACCCATACCAAATTTCCTATCAGATTTTTACCAACTCAAGGTTCTAACAAGTCTTAAATAACACATAACCAGGCCTATAATACCAAATTTCTCCATCCAAGCACTATCTCACCAGATTGCATATCAAAATCCTCCATTTTAACTACAAAAACTCATAGATTTTCAACTCATTGCTCTATAAACTTTACAACACGTTCTAAATATCAATCCAAGTCTATAACATAAACTTCATAACAACAATAGCATCAAGATTTTCATTATACCAgaaatttaattatcattaaattgTCAAATACACCGAATCAAATAAACTAACACTAACACAatcattaaaatcataattaactCAAATTAACCTACATACAACCACTAAACTCACACCACCAAATAGAATTAAAGTTAAACTACTAACTTCCATTACCTTACACCGAAGCAAAAAAGGCTCTATAAACACCAAACCCTGGTTTGGAGTTCAAGAAACTCTAAAAATGCCTACAAAAACACCAAAAAGAGATAAGAGAGTCCTTAGGAGCTCTTATGAATATGAAACTAGAAAAGGACATTACAACTCACATGCGACGAGAGATCATTACACATGATTTCAATTACGAACGAAAAAGGCAAAAGTAAcagaaacttacttgctctattgtAGAAATTGGTTGGGTAGAAACGTAGACCCTGTTGTCGTGGTGTTTAGGTACCTCCTGATCGTAAAAAAGATGACTAAGGAGTtagaactcttagagagaaggtaaaAAACTCGAGAGAAAgagtttttaaagaaaatgtgagtgttttagataatgaggTGAGTTTAagaaaattctaattatattatcaaattattttaattttataatactcggtctcattattttaaaacacctaccaactataatatatcattttctaggttcttacattttcaaataaaataaaaattaagagtaagagaataaagaagagaaattttgtatattatttagtAAATAAGAGTTTATGCTATTGAATTGTAAAGGTTTTTCCTCAAATACGTCTTTTATAGGATCAATTGATAGTCCTCTGTCAAGTACTAAAATATACCTCATTTTCTAAAACATGTTTTTACGTATATTTTCTAGTCTTTatagataaaaatgaatttcaataaacaataacaaaaaataattaaattaatttctataaccatataataaagtaatgtttgaattgttattctttaaataagaattaaaatagcttattaaaatattaactaatttataaatatttccgACTATTCCCAAATTAAGATAGCAACAATTGCTAATTAATACTTGTTATCACTCTTCAATTTTTGCATTTGTAATCTTTAGGTAACAAAACAGaaataacaacacaaaattagTTTCCGTGAATTAATGAATATAGAGAATACATAGAAAACATACATTCGTACGCAGTTGCACTGCAGAACAGTTTTACCTATTAAAAtgtaacataatataataatatctatagTAAATTTTACCACTTTAACTTCAATTACTCATATTTCTATAacattaatttagaaaaagaaaatataaaaacttactAAAGTATTTTGTTGGAGTACAGAAACAGGACTCTTGGGAGCATGGGAGGGTTGCAACTTGCAACTTGCAACTTTTAAAAAGCATAAAGTCAATGAACAATTgaaaagaggaaagagaaattTCTCACATGGCTAAAGGTAAAGTCCAAAATTTTCATCCACTTGGAATGACAAACATTCATTCATTCAGTTGGGTAATTTACAGTTACACCCTTGTGAAAAAGAATCTAACTTTCATGTTCTAATCACATTGCTCTTCCCAACAACACAATATCATCTTACTACAATTACTATAACAGTGAACCATTCTGTATTATTTCTGTATCAAGCATGCTCTATTTACCACAAACTTTTCACCCTTCATCCATCAACTAAACATGCAAAAATGCACCTAAAAGAATAGTTTTTCCTTCTCAGAAATCATATTCTTCTGTCAATAATCTGTGCAAGATAAGAGCAAAAAAGTATCAGAAAAATGAGCACAAAGTATGCATAACTAACAAAAGAGTgtataacatataatataatccaTCATAAAATCATTTCTTATTGCCTCGTATAACTCATACCATCATGTTTCTTCTTCAAACTTCTAGCAAATAACAAACATATAACCACAAAAGCCACTGTAGCTACTCCTCCTACTATTATAGCAGCTGTTTTCCCTGGATTTTGCCCTGCATCACCAACAAAAAACATATCACAATAGCAGATCCAAGTATGACCATACCAGCACCGTATCAACCTTAGAACAACTAATTAAGTGCATGTTTAGATAAGTGTTTGCAAAATTGATCACAAATCAAACAGAAGTCATTCTGATTAGCATTGATTTTGAAGTGAAATAAAACCTcattaagtaataaataatgttatggTTTATGCAAAACAAGGGAATATATGtctaatatattcaaatatataaacacGACTTTGAcagataattaaactaaaaagcACACAGCATTACAAAGTGAAGTCAAGTTCATGAAACAAACACTGAAAATGACAGATTGTTCAAATTTTGGAATGGTGTTAAAACTTAAAACTTGAGGCTTCTCTTTTGCCTGGCAACTTTTGTTACATTCATATGTGTAAGTAGGTAGGGTAGGGATTAGACATTAACAGTCACGTCATCTAGtacctgaagaagaagaagaagagaaggaagctgatgatgaagatgatctAGAAGGAACCCCATTTGGGTAATAGCTATAACTGATGAAGCATTTATGAAGAAAGACTTGTCCTGAAATAGAGCTTCCACATTCAACCTGAGCTCTCTGAACAGCATTTTTCACACACTCCCCACAATCTGAATCACCGACATCTCCCTCACACTGCCCCATCACATACAAAGACTGGTAGCTGGTGGTGTAGAAGCCATGGCCACTGACAACCCCATTTTCCATCACAGAGAATGCAGTGTCCCTTCTCTCCTCAAACCCTCTCCCAGCAGCATTTGTTGCCCCACAAGTCTTGTACAGCATCTGCATACCTGAGATTTGGGAGAACCCTGCAACCTCGTAGAGAACGTAGCAACCTAGTAGCTGAACCCTTGCAGCGGTGGTTTTGCCGCAAAGTTTGTCACACAGAACTGGGAGCCTGCTGACACAGTTGTAGCAGTCAGAGTTGGTGAGATCCCCTCTGCATTGGAAGAGACCAGTTATGGTGTTCTGGCCAGAGCCAGAAGTAGCCTTGTAGAACTTGGTTTTGGTGGATTGTGAAACCAATGAGCCAAAGAGTGCAGAGAGAGCCTGCGAGTACACCCCATTTGGATCTGTGAAAGAATCCTTGGAGCAGCCCTTGTAGACCAAAGTGGAGTAATCAGAAGCAGATTCTGCAACATGGGGTGCCTTAAAACATGTGaacaaaaccaacaaaaaaggaaataacATGAGTTTAGTAGAAAAATCCATTTCATAACTCTGGAGTTGAGGAATCAAAACATGGCAATTTGAGGAAAACCCTCCAATGCTCAAAGGGTACGAGAGAGATCAAGATTTGGTGTAGATTCTTTGGCCTTTTTCTTCTGCTTTTTGCCTCATCTAAAGCTCAAAAGATTTGgccttttttctttgttgagtCACTCAGAATTCTGGTTTTGTGGTTCTCGATAGAGTTGGGATTCACTTTCCCTTGGATATCCTAAAACCTCACTAGATGTGGAGATGTGTGAGCTGCATCTaccatttttctctctctactaTGAGTACAGTGTACaaagttaaaaggaaaaataaagagtgtatAGTATATAGTTTtcaaaacgaaaaagaaaagaaattgttgTATAGTTTTGCAAATGGCTTGttggtgttatttttttttttcttttgtcttttttactattattaaacAGCATGAAAATTGAAGTGTTTGAATGGTTTAATACTCGGCTGCTGCATAACGGGATTTTGTAAAGAGTGCTTCTTCCTCTACCTCACCACTTTCTTTCTTAACCTTTAAAAAGTTTGTTATGCCCTtcgaattaaataaaaagaaaaaaaaagagctaATTAAATGTTAtggtaataaatttttttttctatcttaatCAAATAATGTTTCTATATTATATTCTCACCAGACATTCACTTTTTgctttcattcttcattttgccttcttatattttctttggaaaataaaattttaacaccattttttgacaccattttgatactgtacacgtgtcaaaatgtggttggacgatttcaaattaaaaaaacaaactttgtttcttttcttccaaacatacccctatctcaacttttttaatttgaaatcgtcaaatcacattttgacacgtgagcagtgtcaaaatagtgtcaaaaaatggtgttaaaatatcattttccattttctttttcgcATTCGTGGTTTATTTCTTCGCATTGGTAGTTTTATGGTGATCCCGCTGTGGTGTGGTAATCGTGGTGGTTTCTATTGTGGTGTTGCGTGTGTGTGAGGTACGACGTTCAAGTAATACTTCTGGTAAAACTTTTCGATAGCATTCGAAAATcgattaaaattttatcaatttttgaaagtcgATTAAGAAAttaacagatttaaaaaattgtaaattttttaactgattttttaataagttttaaaaattatataaggatttaacaaatttcaaaattgttaattttttaaccgACTTTCAAAAATCAGTAaggttttaattgattttcaaaaGTCGTTAAAAAGCATAAagtattttgaaaattgttatGTCCTTAATTGGTTTTCAAAGATCAGTCAATTAAAACCTCACTAATTTTTGAAAGACGATTAAGGAATTAACTGCTTTTGAAGTtaagttaaaaatttgttttatttttttctatttgatttagttttattttgtttgttaactaatttttaatagtgtagcattttattatcattattgatattatattagtatttaGTGATATATGGAGTAACCAACATGTTTATCATTTAggtcattattatttttaggcgTAATATTTTAAGATGAACAATTGTCCATTTGAGTTGATGGAttcacaaataaattcaagCTTTGTATctaaattttcttctttcataaatgAAGTGGCGGACGAGGGcgattatacaaatatttttacaatggATACAATATTTCCCTCACACAATGAGTTAATTGAATGGGTTCAAGGAATTGTATTTGATCTTAGATTTATTATGGTTATTATGAGATTTGTATGACAACTGGTGAACCAAGAAGAAAGATGTTCATGTTGTTAGATTGTGAAAAGTGAGAAGTATAGGAAGTACAAACCTAATGTTCAACTAATTGTATCCGGCACAAGAAAATGTGAGTGTCCCTTTAAGTTGAGGGGCAAACCCTATTCTAATGGAGAGGGTTAGGCGTTAAAAGTAATCTGCAACACGTATGCTCGTGTTGTGCACTCCCAATGTTGTTGCTCACAACACTCGTGATAGACATTTCTCAACCAGCTCAACCTAACTTTAGGACCACGTGCCTATATCATCTCAGCTTCAGTCCTAGTGCGGGCCACGTTTAAAAGATCGACAATAATAAACCAAGCTTTTTCAAATTTCCTCAACGCCTTGATCTCACAAAACTGTCCCATAATAGGTAGGTGAAGTAGCGACGACACGTCATCTAGTGTGAAGGTCATCTCACCCACTAAAACATGGAAACTATTGTCATCTCTCAACATACACCAATATCAATCTCTTGTCGGCTTAGTCATACAATAATTTAATCAAGAGCAATAAACCAGAATTCATCACAAAAGGCTCAATTGCCTCATGATATAGgccaaatttattaattttttttctattggagATTAACTTGATCTCCCCTTTATCCTATgcaacaacaaaatatataaaaaaaataattcaaactacTCATtaccaattaaaatttaagttatgtTCTAAAACAACTTTGTCATAAGACAAATACAACATGTTGCATATAATGAGTCAGCAGTGATGTGTCTCATGGACTTCCTCATAATCCACCTACTTCATCTTCTTGTTGAGAAACATCCTCCTGCTCAACAACATGCTTTTGCTGCTCTTTAGTAACATCATGTTCCTCAATGACATCAACATCAGCTTCTTCAGTCCATCTTTTATAAGTTGATGTTGTGTTATGAACTCTCACCATAATAGGTAGATACACCTATTGTTCTACCATATCTATGACCAccaaaatatacaaaacaaaatatattaaatacttaaatatacaaacaacaaaaataataagatatttaaatatttgaaaaaaataaaatatttctgaaaaaaaaaaagttgaattgatAAAAACAGTTTGACGTTATTTGGTTGGTTTATTACGACTATCACATCCAACCCCGACTTGTACGACGTTCTATATTGGTTTAAACGTCGACCCCATAAAGTTGATGacattttgtttggtttataaaagaaaagaaataaagaataaaaaaggattCTTGCTGGAACATAAAACATCAATATTTATCATGGTGGACGTCAAATGTGAGTAGGAGTAATTTTGCTGAAAGGAAACCACTAAGGTTTTGTACACCAACGACCATCACGTCTAACTCCAAATTGTATGACGTTCTATATTGGTATAAACGTCGAGACCATAAAGTGGGCGACGTTATGTTtggtttaaaagagaaaagaaataaagaataaaaagggGATTCACTCTGTGTCTTCTTGTTGGCATATAAAACGTTGAATATTTAGCATGGTTAACGTCAAATGTGGATAGGAGTAATACTGCTGGAAGCAAACcactatttcattatttttttattttaaattgaacgtcatttgtttcttaatttgaCGTTAAGTGATTCTAAGGTCATTGTTTTATGTTGTTCTAACCCTTGTTTGACGTTAGTACATTATAGATTACATCTAATTGGGATTTGTTtgacattaataaataatagacaACGAACTGTTTTAATAAAGGATGTGGaacaattgaatttatttacggAAATGTCAccgatcatttttaacattggaTATTGGATTTTTGACGTTGACCGCGTGACGTTATACGccgtttttacactagtgataATACATCAGtgtataaagaaatttaaaataatttaaaaattaaagaccAACTATGCCAAAATCTCATGtgagaaatttaatttatgccTTTTGAAGTATTAAACATTCATTTAGAGACAACAAATtgagtaatataaaataaaataccaatATCATGAAAGTAACAACACCAAGATTCTCTCTACGAAGCAACGATCCTCTTTCTATTAAGAAAATATGATTACTTTATCATATTAAGAAAATCAGGATTgttttaactattaataaacAAGACAGAATAAATCACATGTCCTTTCTTCAATGATACATAACAATTGGGATACAtgacttatctttttaatttatatttgttttcttataatattacaaatggtAATTGTcaattttcttgaaaatattggtttatattttgtaatatatataatacaaatttatttagataaattttttatttatttttcctttttacattttttatattcttatctatttttatcaatttataatatatatatatatatatatatatcatttttaaaagtttcataaactaatatttataattatatctgtaaaattattaataattatgtctattaaattatattcatatatagattaataattaataataagataaataactttaataataatattcaaatattattagaaCAGAAGTTCTAATTACTTTCACTCTCTggatcatataaataatatgaatttgtCAATAATGCAATTTTACTTTGTCAAGTAAATAATATGACTTTGTTAATCATGCAAGTaacatgattatattatttttatgttcaaaATCAAAACTGAAAAAGAGAAACACTTGTTTAAAACATagtgattaaaatattgaaaaaaaaaatgagtgtaCGAAGGCCACAGATGAAGAAAGAGTGAATCAAGACTAGGTGAGTATGGAAGAGAATCATCTCCATCGTACTCTCCAGTTTCTCCGGGAGGACCGTTATGACTATGCCATGAGTGTTGGAATTGGTCAACTAAACCAAGAATTGCATCCTTCGTAGAGAAATTTAAGGATGCTTAATTCTTGGATttcacaaaagaaaatcaataatattttagaaaacttaaaattaggaaaattaAGTGAATGGAACCTATTGTTTAagtaaacttataaatatatgttatgtaTTCTTTCGTAAAGCAATCCCAATAAGTAGAGAAGACATAGACAAGAACAAGCTAAGAGAGagatttgtttctaaattttttctttatcaataatatatttgcaGTATAATTTCACAAGTTCAATTTGAGTGTCATTATTCTGCGTTTGTATATTTCTCTCACAAATCTGATTAAGAGAAATTGTGCATAATTTCTTAACAACTGGTATCAGAGTCGGTTGCTATTATTATAATCAACGGTTCAAAGGGAGTCAGATTTAAGTGGGAGAAATGGCAGCAGAtgaaggaaagataaaaattgaGAAGTTCAATGATACGGGCTTTGGCTTTTGGAAGATGCAGATTGAAGATTATTTGTATCAGAGAAAGCTATATCAACCTCTCTCGGGGCATCAACCAGAAAACATGAAGGATGAAGATTGGATTCTTCTCGACCGACAAGCTCTCGGAGTTATTCGATTAACATTATCCCGCAATGTTGCATTTActattgcaaaagaaaagacCACAGTGGGTCTTATGACAGCTTTTTCAAGTATGTATGAAAAGTCGTCAACCTCAAACAAAGTTCATTTGGTGAGGCGGTTATTTAATTTGCGGATGTCAGATGGCGCAATGGTAGTGCAGCATCTTAATGAACTCAATATAGTCACAACTCAATTGAGTTAAGTTAGAATCGAATTTGATGACGAAGTACGAGCCTTGATACTTTTGTCTTCTCTACCGGAAAGTTGGAATGCTATAGTCACAGCTGTAAGTAGCTCATCAggcaataataaattaaagtttgatgATGTTCGTGATCTGATTCTTAGTGAAGAGATTCGACGGAAAGAGTCAGGAGAATCTTCAACCTCTTTAGTTTTGCATATAGAGTCAAGAGGAAGAAGTTCGAACAGAGGATATGGACGTGGAAGATCCAAGGAAAGAAGGTCCAATTCTAAGAATCATCGTAGTTTCCAAAACTCAAAGACAATTGAGTGTTGGAATTGTGGAAAGGTAGGACACTACAAAAACCAGTGCAAGAGTGCACGGAAGAATCACGAGGATTAAGCAGAAGCAAATGTTGCTTCAACCTCAGGAGGAGAAGATGCATTGATATGTTCTTTAGAGAACAAGGAAGAGTCTTGGGTGTTAGACTCTGGAGCATCCTTTCATGCCACCTCACAGAAAGAATTCTTTGAGAATTATGTTCCTGGAAATCTTGGAAAAGTTTACCTTGGTAATGAGCAATCTTGTGAGATTGCTGGTAAAGGTGCAGTGAAGATTAAGTTAAATGGGTCTGTATGGgaattgaaaaatgttaaacatATTCCCGACCTAACAAAGAACTTAATCTCAGTAGGCCAATTAGCCAATGATGGCTACACAACAGTCTTCCATGGTGATAATTGGAAGATTTCAAAGGGTGCAATGACAATTGCTCGTGGTAGGAAGAGTGGTACTCTNTACAAGACANAAGGAGCTTGTCATTTNATTGCAGTTGCAATGAATGAAAATCCTAACCTATGGCACCGAAAGTTAGGTCATATGAGTAAGAAAGGGATGAGAATCATGCACTCAAAGGAAAAACTATCAAGTCTTCGGTCAATAGAATTTGACATGTGTGAAGACTGTATACTTGGAAAGCATAAAGGAGTAAGCTTTCAGAGAAGTGGAAGAATCCCAAAGAAAGAGAGACTTGAGCTTGTTCACTCTGATGCTTGGGGTCCAACAACCGTCTCATCCATTGGTGGTAAGCGATACTTTGTGACTTTTATTGACGACCACTCTAGGAATGTATGGACatactttcttaaaaataagtCATAAGTATTTGAAGCTTTCAAAATTTGGAAATCCATGGTAGAAAATGAGACaggattaaagataaaaaagcttagATCAAATAATGGTGGTGAATATGAAGACACTAGATCTAAGAAGTTTTGCTATGAGCACGAGATCAGAATGGAGAGGATCGTGCCAGGTACGCCTCAACACAATGGTGTGGCAAAACGTATGAATAGAACGTTGACAGAGAGAGCCAGAAGCTTGCTTTTACAATCAGGCTTACCAAAGCAGTTTTGGGCAGAAGCAGTCAACACAGCAACTTACTTAATCAACCGAGGTTCGTCGGTTCCATTGGAGCACAAAATTCCAGAAGAGGTATGGAGTGGTAAAGAGATAAAACTATCACATCTCAAAATTTTTGGTTGTGTAACATATGTGCACATTAGTGATCAAGGCAGAAATAAGCTTGATCCTAAATCGAAGAAGTGCACTTTCATCGGTTATGGTGAAGATGAGTTTGGCTACAGTTTATGGgataatgaaaatcaaaatatgattcGTAGTAGAGATGTGATATTCAATGAAAAGGTGATGTATAAGGACAGGAACAACACATGAAATAACAACTCAGAACAAAGTAGATCGGTGTATGTGAAGATGGATGATATCCCAAAAACTCTTGTAATTGAGACTCCTCAGTCAGAGGAGTCATGTGAAAATAATGATAACGAAGAACTCGACACACCAGAACTTTCTATTCCAGCTCCTGTTTTGCGAAAGTCTTCTCGGCCTCATGTACCTAATAGAAAATATCtgaattatatattgttaactGATGAAGGAGAGCCTAAAAATTATGAAGAAGCATGCCAGATGACAGATGCTAGTAAGTGGGAGCTTGCCATGAAAGATGAGATAAAGTCTTTAATGTCCAACCAGACATGGGAACTAATAGAGTTACCTGTTGGGAAAAAGGCACTTAACAATAAATGGGTGTATCGGGTGAAAGAGGATCATGATGGGTTCAAGAGATACAAAGTCCGACTAGTTGTCAAAGGATTTCAGCAAAATGAAGGAGTTGACTACACTAAAATCTTTGCTCCAATTGTAAAACTCAATACCGTCAGATTTGTTTTAAGTATTGTTGCTAGTGAAGGATTATACCTTGAGCAATTAGATGTGAAGACTGCATTTCTTCATGGAGACTTAGATGAAGAGATTTACATGCATCAACCTGAAGGCTTCTtcgaagaaagaaaaaagaacatgaTGTGTAGATTAAAGAAAAGCTTGTATGGTTTGAAACAAGCTCCAAGACAGTGGTATAAAAAGTTTGAAAGCTTCATGCACAAGGAAGGTTTCCAGAAGTGTAATGCCAACCACTGTTGTTTCTTTAAGAGGTATAAGTCCAGTTATATCATTTTTCtactttatgttgatgatatgttAGTAGCTGGTTTAGATATGGACGGGATCAGAAGCTTGAAGCAACAATTATCAAAAGAATTTGACATGAAGGATTTAGGTCCAGCAAAAAGGATCCTTGGAACGCAAATCACAAGAGATAACAAAAGTGTATTTTGCAACTATCTCAGGCAGAGTACATTAATCGTGTTTTGCAGAGATTCAACATGAGAGACGCCAAAGTAGTTAGCACACCTTTGGCCAGTCATTTTCGTTTATCCAAAGAACAGTCTCCTCAAACAGAGAAGGAAAAGGAGTCCATGGCTGaaattccatatgcttcagcTATTGGAAGTTTAATGTATGCGATGGTCTGCACAAGGCCAAACATTGGTCATGCAGTGGGAGTTGTTAGCAGGTTTATGTCAAATCCAGGTAAAGCTCATTGGGAAGCTGTTAAATGGATTTTGAGATATCTACGAGGCACTATAGAGAAGTGTTTGTACTTTAGCAAAGGAGAGTTAAAAGTACAAGGTTACGTAGATGCAGGCTTTGGAGGTGAAGTAGATCACCGAAGAAGTACTACTGGTTACATTTTCACTATTGGTACTACAGCTGTTAGTTAGATGTCACGGGTGCAAAAGATTGTTGCTTTATCCACTACAGAAGCTGAGTATGTAGCAGTAACAGAATCTAGTAAAGAATTAATATGGCTTCAGGGATTGTTAACAGAGTTAGGATTCATCCAAGAGATTAGTGTTTTGCACAGTGATAGTCAGAGTGCTATACATCTGGCAAAGAATTCAGCATTTCACTCTAGGACAAAACATATTGATGTTCGTTATCACTTCATTAGATCTTTGCTTGAAGATGAGGTGCTAACATTGAGAAAGATTCTCGGAAGTAAGAATCCAGCAGACATGTTAACAAAAGTGGTAAGCATTGACAAACTGAAATTATGTTCAACTTCAGTTGGCTTGCTACAATAATAGACTACAAAAGATTGGTGTAATGATCAAAGTGTGAAGACAGATTAAAATCAGTCTTCAAGTGGGAGATTGTTGGAATTTGTCAACTAAACCAAGAATTGGATCCTCCATAGAGAAATTAAGGATGCTTAACACTTTGTTCCTTTGAAGCGATTGTACTGTTTACGCAGTATCGCGAGCGAGGAATTAAATTTTTG
This genomic interval from Vigna radiata var. radiata cultivar VC1973A chromosome 8, Vradiata_ver6, whole genome shotgun sequence contains the following:
- the LOC106770828 gene encoding cysteine-rich repeat secretory protein 3 isoform X2, with translation MDFSTKLMLFPFLLVLFTCFKAPHVAESASDYSTLVYKGCSKDSFTDPNGVYSQALSALFGSLVSQSTKTKFYKATSGSGQNTITGLFQCRGDLTNSDCYNCVSRLPVLCDKLCGKTTAARVQLLGCYVLYEVAGFSQISGMQMLYKTCGATNAAGRGFEERRDTAFSVMENGVVSGHGFYTTSYQSLYVMGQCEGDVGDSDCGECVKNAVQRAQVECGSSISGQVFLHKCFISYSYYPNGVPSRSSSSSASFSSSSSSGQNPGKTAAIIVGGVATVAFVVICLLFARSLKKKHDDY
- the LOC106770828 gene encoding cysteine-rich repeat secretory protein 3 isoform X1: MDFSTKLMLFPFLLVLFTCFKAPHVAESASDYSTLVYKGCSKDSFTDPNGVYSQALSALFGSLVSQSTKTKFYKATSGSGQNTITGLFQCRGDLTNSDCYNCVSRLPVLCDKLCGKTTAARVQLLGCYVLYEVAGFSQISGMQMLYKTCGATNAAGRGFEERRDTAFSVMENGVVSGHGFYTTSYQSLYVMGQCEGDVGDSDCGECVKNAVQRAQVECGSSISGQVFLHKCFISYSYYPNGVPSRSSSSSASFSSSSSSGQNPGKTAAIIVGGVATVAFVVICLLFARSLKKKHDGMSYTRQ